One genomic region from Bufo bufo chromosome 3, aBufBuf1.1, whole genome shotgun sequence encodes:
- the LOC120996477 gene encoding lysosomal Pro-X carboxypeptidase gives MASSWLSGWSFLLLLCMLGSVVQSEPTYKTLYFEQKIDHFGFYEDSTFNQRYLVCYIHWRRPGGPILFYTGNEGDITLFSNNTGFMWDVAEDLGAMIVFAEHRYYGESMPYGNLSYSDPKYLNYLTSEQALADFAVLIRSIKETDGAQDSAVIAIGGSYGGMLAAWLRMKYPHVVVGALAASAPIWQFEDLVPCNLYYQIVTNDFKKSGAGCAESITKSWSAINRMFETDDGIRWLSGAFHLCSPLKCQNDAADFKNWLSETWVNLAMVDYPYPANFLEPLPAWPIKEVCKYLRNPNLDDKELLQNIFQAINVYYNYTGNTPCLNTSQTAVGSLDDLGWSYQACTEMVMPFCSDGVTDMFEPQKWNFEAFSDECYKQWGIRPRPEWITSVYGGKNISAASNIIFSNGDLDPWSAGGVKQSLSDSLIAILIKDGAHHLDLRSNNAYDPKSVIEARALEVSYMKKWIKEHSQQVNGV, from the exons ATTGACCACTTTGGCTTCTATGAGGACTCCACTTTTAACCAGCGTTACCTTGTCTGCTATATACACTGGAGAAGACCTGGGGGCCCCATCCTCTTCTATACCGGCAATGAAGGCGACATCACCTTGTTCAGCAATAATACA GGCTTTATGTGGGATGTAGCTGAGGATCTCGGAGCCATGATAGTGTTTGCAGAGCACCGTTATTATGGCGAGTCTATGCCCTATGGTAACCTGTCCTACAGT GATCCCAAGTACTTGAATTATCTGACCTCGGAGCAGGCTCTGGCAGACTTTGCCGTTCTAATCCGGTCCATCAAAGAAACTGATGGTGCCCAGGATAGTGCAGTGATCGCCATCGGGGGCTCGTATGGAGGGATGCTGGCGGCCTGGCTCAGAATGAAGTATCCTCATGTTGTAGTGGG GGCTCTTGCTGCCTCTGCCCCCATTTGGCAGTTTGAAGATTTGGTTCCCTGTAATCTGTATTATCAAATTGTGACCAACGACTTCAAAAAAAGCGGGGCGGGATGCGCCGAAAGTATCACCAAGTCCTGGTCGGCCATAAATCGCATGTTTGAAACTG ATGACGGCATTCGATGGTTGTCCGGCGCGTTTCACTTGTGCTCTCCTCTGAAGTGTCAGAATGATGCTGCGGACTTTAAAAACTGGTTAAGTGAGACCTGGGTGAACCTGGCTATGGTGGACTATCCCTATCCGGCCAACTTCCTGGAGCCTCTGCCAGCCTGGCCTATCAAG gaGGTTTGCAAGTATTTGAGAAATCCAAACCTGGATGAcaaagagctgctgcagaacatcttccAGGCAATTAATGTATATTATAACTACACTGGAAACACCCCGTGTCTCAACACCTCTCAGACGGCTGTCGGGAGCCTGGACGACCTTGGCTGGAGTTATCAG GCTTGCACAGAAATGGTGATGCCGTTCTGCTCTGATGGGGTCACAGACATGTTTGAGCCTCAGAAGTGGAATTTTGAGGCTTTTTCGGATGAGTGTTATAAACAATGGGGCATCAGGCCTCGTCCCGAATGGATCACATCAGTTTATGGTGGAAAGAACATCAGTGCTGCTAGCAACATCATCTTCAG CAATGGTGATCTAGATCCGTGGTCAGCCGGTGGCGTCAAGCAGAGCCTCAGCGACTCCCTAATCGCCATCCTCAtcaaggacggggctcatcatctGGACCTGCGCTCTAATAACGCTTATGACCCCAAGTCTGTGATTGAGGCGCGGGCCTTGGAGGTGTCCTATATGAAGAAGTGGATTAAAGAGCAcagtcagcaagtgaatggagTTTAA